Within the Terriglobia bacterium genome, the region GGACTGCAAGCTGGACGGCAAGCCGGTTGACATCGACGCGCAGATGACCGCGCGTGACGTGCTCTCGCTCCTGATCGACGGCAGATCCTACGAGATCAAGCGCGCCATCGGGCCCAGCGATACCCACATGGTTGTTGGGCTGGCGCGCTACGAGACGGAGGTGCGCGACCCACGCTCCTTCCGCGCCCGCAAGGCGGCTGCCAGCGATGCCTCCGGCCCCCGCAAGCTGGTCTCCCCCATGCCCGGCAAGGTGGTCCGCGTGCTGGTGCAGGAGGGCGAGGAGGTCGAAGCCGGCCAGGGCGTGGTGGTGGTCGAGGCGATGAAGATGCAGAACGAGATCAAGTCGCCAAAGAAGGGCGTGGTGCAGCAGATACTGGCCGCCGAAGGCGCCGCCGTGAACGCCGGCGAAGCCCTGGTCATCGTGGAATAAGAGGGATACAGCACAGGGGGGCCTCTGTGCTCTTTGTGTCTCGGTGAAAAGTGAGATCCTTCCGCCTGCGGCCCCGGGATGGGCGCTGCGGGCTCGAACGCCCGCAATCGGCGATCACTTCCCGGCGCTCTTCAGGATTTCGTCCGCGTAGTAGTTCTCGATCTTGGCCTCATCGCGGACGCTCTCATAATACGCGGCCTTCAGGAGCTGCTCGCGGCGGCCGCGGAGCTGCTCGCGGATGGCCTGTTGCACCCGCGGGTCGCTGAGATCGCGCTGCCCCGCCGGCTCCTTGGCCACCAGCTTGATGACGCGGTAGCCCATCACCTTGCGCGACGAGTCATACACCGGCTGCACCCCGCTGATCTGCCCAGCCTTGAGCTTGCCGATGAACTCCTTGGCCTGCGAGTCGCGGTTGACGCTGGACTCGGGAATGAAGCCGACATCGCCTCCGTTCCCCGCAGTATTGGGGTCTTCCGAGTAGCGCATGGCGACCGATCCGAAGTCCTCGCCGCTCTCCAGGCGATTGAGGATCATCTGGATCTTCTTGCGCGCGTCGGCGTCGTTGGTGGCCTTGTTCTCGCCGGTTGCGTCCGGTGTCGGCTGGTTGAACACCGTGATCTGGGCCAGATGGTACTGCGGCTCGATCAGGTTGAACTCGGCTTTGTGCTCGTTGTAGTACTTGCTGACGTCGGCATCGGAGATGGAGATCTTCGACTTGATCTCCTTGTTCAGGACCTTGTCCACGGTCAGGCTGCGCCGCAACTCGCGCTTGAAGTCGTCCACCGTGATAGCGCGCTCCTTCAACCGGCGCTCGAACTCTTCCTGGGTGTAGGGCGCTTTGAGCTCGGCCAGCTTGCTGTCCACTTCCTCGTCGGTGGCCAGCAGGCCCAGCTTCTGCGCGCGCTGCAGCATGATCTCGTCCTCGATCAGGCTCTTCAGGATGTTGAGGTGAAGGATGGTGGCCTGCTCGCCGGTGAGCGGCTGGTTGGACCCGGCGGTCTGGTTCTTGTAGTACTTCTCGACTTCCTCGCGCGTGATCTTCTTGCCGTTGACCTTGGCCATGATGTCGGCGCCGGTCTCCTTGGAACGGCAGCCCCCGGCCAGCGCCAGAATGAGCGCCAGCGCCAGCCACACCAAAGCCTTCGGGCCGTACGATCTCAAACGATGAGTCCTCCGTTCGCGGGACAGGCGGCCGCCGCGCATCGCAGCGGGCGCGCCAATCGCGAACAAGTGATTGTAGCGAACCACGCGTGCGGAGCGCATCACTTATTCGTTGCGGCTCCCTCCGGCATGGCCGGAGGAATCGCCTGCGGAGCGGGTGTGATGTGCACCGAGGGAACCGGAGGGGCCGCGGGGGCGGGCTGCCCGGCATCGCGCAACGCCTCATTCAGTGTCGCACGCAGCTCCGAAGCGTCCAGCGCGCCTTCCAGGCGCCGCCCGTTGATGAACAACGTGGGAGTCGCGTAGACATCCAGCGCCTCGGCCTCCTTCACGGAGTCCCGCATGGTCTTGTCCGATTGCGCCTTGATGCAGGCCTGGAGCCAGCCGGAGTCCAGGCCGTGCCGTTTGCCCAGGTCGAAGGCCAGCAGGTCGAGAGCGGCCATCTGTTCCGGTAGGCCGCGCTTCTTCTCGCCCGTGCCCACGATCTGCTGCGGATTCAGGTGCACGGCGTCGGCGAAATCCCAGAACGCGTCGTTGTTCAGCTCCGCCAAGCAGTTGGCGTCGTTGGCGGCGCGACCGGCCCAGGGATGGATCTCGAACAGCGGGTAATCCTTGTAGATGACGTGCATGCGGTTCTGGTAGTCCTTGAACACTTCGCGGAACAGCGTCTGGTGCATACGCGAGCAGAAGGGGCACTGGTAATCGTCGAAGACGACCACCGCAACCTTCGAATCGCGCGCTCCGCGCAACGGCCGGCCCGCCGTCGTGAGCTTCTTCATCACTTCCTCGTACGGGTCAGAGGTCAGATCGAGCTTCGTCATGCGGACCAGCGTCTTGCTGTCCTGCGAGATCAGGAACTCGTTCGGCGTCTTGCGCGAGCCCTGGACATAGATCACCTCGAGCTTATCGTAGCCGGGAAACTCGCTGGGCTTGCGGCTCCCCACGGTGATGGCCACTTCGGAGGGGATGTTGTAATGCTCACGCACTTGGCGCGCAATTCGCTTGTCGAGGTCGGCGGGGGCGTTTTGGGCCGGCTGGGCCGAACATCCGAGACAGAACAGCAGAACCAGCGACAGGGGCCGCTTGCGCAGGATCACAGGGAAAACCGCCTTCCTTCGGCCAAAAGCCAATTATCGCATGCGCGCCATTTCTTGCGGATTACGGAGGTCAGGTCGAGCGGGGGTCACGGTTTGGAGTTGAGCGCGCGCAGCGGCAGTACAGCGTTCAGCGACCCCGAGCGGAAACCTTCCAGGTCGAGCGTGACGTATGTGTACCCCAGCATCTTGAAGATCCGGGTGAACGCCGCCGCCATTTCGGGCGTGAGCGCGCGCGCCATCTCCTCAGGTGCGATCTCCAGGCGCACGGTCTCCCCGTGGTGCCGCACGCGGAACTGGCGGAAACCGAGCGCGCGCAGTTCGTCCTCGCCCTGTTCCACCGTCGCCAGCACCTCGCGCGTGACCTCGCGGCCATACTCGACGCGAGACGACAGGCAGGCCGACGCCGGCTTGTCCCAGACGCGCAGCGTGGCCTGGCGGGCCAGCTCGCGGATCTCGGCCTTGGTCAACCCGGCCTCGAGCAGCGGCGCGGCCACGCGGTGTTGCTGCGCGGCCTGCTGCCCTGGCCGGAAGTCACCCTGGTCGTCCACGTTGACGCCGTACGCGATCGTGTCGAAGCCATGCGCCTCGCGGTACCGCTCCATCACCGTAAAGAGCTCGTCCTTGCAGAAATAGCAGCGGGCAGCGTCGTTGCGCGCATATTCCTGCCGGTCCACTTCCTGGGTGCTGACGACCTCGAGGAGGATTTCGTGTTCCCCGGCGAAAGCGATGGCGTCCTGCAGGTGCGTGCGGGCCAGCGACGGAGAGTCGGCGATGATGGCGCGCATGTCCTTGCCGATCGCCTGGTGCGCCGCCCATGCCAGGAAAGCCGAATCCACGCCTCCGGAGTAAGCGACGAGCACGCGCCCAAGGGAGCGCAATCGTCGGTCCAGCAGCGCGCGTTTGTCTTCCACAGTCATTCGTCCGATTGTAACGAAGAAATACTCGGTACTCAGTACCCGGTACTCAGAAAAACCGCAGTCGACTGAGTACTGGGTACCGAGTACTGCGTACTGATTCAGAAGATTCGTTCCTGTCGTTTCAGGTTCCCGAACGTCCCCACATTCGCCAGCGTGAAGGCGAAGCGGAACTGGTTCTCGTTGCGCACCGAACCCAGCGCGAAGCGGCGATACTCCATCGAGAGCCCGCAGCAATCCCAGTTGTAGCTGGTCTGGAAGGCTGAGTACTGGAGGAAGTTGAAATTGGCGTCGAAGCCTACGTTGCCCGCCGCGCTGAAGCCCCGCTTCGACGGGTTCCCGTAGCCGGTGATGATGCGGAACTGGTTGAACTTGTCGGGCGCCGGCAGCGGCGTCGGGATGGGCGATGAAAAGATCTCGCCGGGCGCGAGCAGATAAGCGTGACTGCCGCCGAGGAAGAAGTCTCCGATACGGTAGTTCACGAACGCGGTGCTGGCGTTCACGCGCCCCAGCACGGTGTCGTAATCGAGTTCCCACTGCACGTCGGTGTTGCTGGTAGTGCGAACCCGCAGCCGCGAGACCAGCGGCGAGAAGCGCCGCGGTTCGGTGAGGAAAGCGATCCCCGTGAAGCCGGCGGTGGTGGTGAACACGTTGCGCTTCCCGTCCACCACGGCTCCGCCGAAGGTGGGGTCGAAGAAATACTTCTGCGCCACCTCCCAGGTGACGATCTCGCGCGCGCCGGTGGCGCAACCGCCCTGTGGTTCGGCCACGGTGCGGCCCTTCGCGGACCGTTCCAGGCTCGCCTGCGACGGGGTCACTGTGCGCTGCGCGGAGGCCGCCGGAGCACAATCCTCGCCCGAAACCCGCTTCGCATACAGCCGCTGCAGGATGCCGTACTCAATCTCGTTGGTGTCGCTCAGGATGTCTCGCGAGTCGAAGCGGATGATGAAGGGGAAATTATCCACTCCCGTCGTGTAGCGATAGACGATCCGGGGCTCGATGGTGTGCTTCACCTGGCGTCCCCAGACGGGCTTGTCGAAGATCCGGCCCAGAGTGGGAGGTCGCAGCTCGAACGAGGTTTCCAGCGCCCGCCGGTTGATGTCGTTCGGGATGGGCACGCCGGGCCCGCCCGGCACCGGCTGGAGCTGCTCCGAGTAATAGGTATCGCGCAATGCGATCTCCGGACGCACCGTCCAGCCGCCGAGGAACAGGGGGAGCGAAGCGCGTGGGTGGATGTCGAGCCGGCCCACGAAATCGGCGGTCACGAAGCCCGGTTCCTTGCGCGAGAGGCCTTCCGCAGCGGCGTCGAAGCCCCAGTACAGCGGCGTCGAAGAAAGCTTGCGGTCCACCGTCCCCACGTCAAACGTGGGCACGTGCAGGATGCTGACGTAGTCGCCGTTCTCGGTGCTCTGGAAGTTCTGGTAGCGCGCGGTCAGCAGGTTGAATGAGTAGCCGTTGTAGGTCTTGGAGAGGAACGCTGCCGACTTCACCTCGGAGTTCACCGTCTCGCTGAAAGTCTCGGTAAATGCCAGGCGGAAGACGAACGAGCTCAGATACTCCACCGACGCCACTCCCCGGAATCCGCCCGGGAACTGGCCCTCGGCGTTCAAGTGGACGTCCTCGCCTCCCTGGTCCTGGACGGTCACGCCGTTGAAGAAGCCGCGGTCCAGCACGCCGAAGTAATGCAGGTTCACGAACGACGTATCGCTAGGCCGGGCGCGGAAATCGCCGCTCTGCGACCAACCCCGGCTGCTGTAGTACTCGGCGCCGATGGTGGCATCCGCGCTGCGGTTGATCGCCCAGTAGAACGAGTCGCCCAGGACCAGGCCCTTGCGCGACGAGGTGCCAAAGGTCGGGATCATGAACCCGGTCTGCCGTCCCAGCCGGTCCACCGGATGCTCGGCGAACGGAAGATACAAAATGGGCACTTTCTTCACCCGAAAATTGGCGTTGTAGAGCTTGGCCGTGCCACCCACGTCCACGATGACCTTCTCCGCGTTGAACGTCCACTTGGGATTCGGCAGTTCGCACGAGGTCACCGATCCGTGGTGCAGGATGTAACGGTCGGGCGAAACCTTCTCCACCATCCTGCCGGTGAAGGCGAACGGGTTCGACGAAGTCAGGGTGACGTTCTTACCGCGGAAGCGCGCCCCCGTGCTCCCCACCACGTCCCAGAACCGGCCCGTCTGCTTCCGCACGTTGTACTCGCCGCGGCTGGCCTCGATGTGATCGTCGTGGGGGCCGCCGTCCAGCACCAGGTGTCCGGTGGCGGTCAGTTCGCCGCTTTTGGAGTCGTAGGTGATCTCGTCGGCGTGGAAGACCAGCTCGCGGAATTCGATCTCCACGTCGCCGCGCAGCTTGAAGACGTCGCCCTCTTTCTCCTGCTCTCGTGCCTTGATGGTGACCGGCTCGCCGGGGCGATTGGAGGTGGACTCGGCCGCGGGCAGGGACTGCTGCGGCGCATCCGCCGCGTCGGGCGCGGGATTCGATGCCACCGGCGGCAACTGGCTAGTAACTACCGGTGTCGCCAGAAGCACATGACAAAAGATAAGTGCCGTGATACTTAACCAATTGCGGGAGAACATGGGGAGCGGTCGAAGTTAGCACGCCGCACCCTCTGTCGCAAAGAATGTTTGCGCTCCCGCTGCTCTGGCCGTCTCACAACCGAACGATGGCTTGTCCCCTGTGCGGAGAGAGCTGCACCTGCTCGTACGCTGACCGGGCCCCTGACGCTGCTGCGTCGTCGGCGGCCGGCAGTCATGTCGCTGTCCTCATCGATCCGGAGC harbors:
- the lptD gene encoding LPS assembly protein LptD, with protein sequence MASNPAPDAADAPQQSLPAAESTSNRPGEPVTIKAREQEKEGDVFKLRGDVEIEFRELVFHADEITYDSKSGELTATGHLVLDGGPHDDHIEASRGEYNVRKQTGRFWDVVGSTGARFRGKNVTLTSSNPFAFTGRMVEKVSPDRYILHHGSVTSCELPNPKWTFNAEKVIVDVGGTAKLYNANFRVKKVPILYLPFAEHPVDRLGRQTGFMIPTFGTSSRKGLVLGDSFYWAINRSADATIGAEYYSSRGWSQSGDFRARPSDTSFVNLHYFGVLDRGFFNGVTVQDQGGEDVHLNAEGQFPGGFRGVASVEYLSSFVFRLAFTETFSETVNSEVKSAAFLSKTYNGYSFNLLTARYQNFQSTENGDYVSILHVPTFDVGTVDRKLSSTPLYWGFDAAAEGLSRKEPGFVTADFVGRLDIHPRASLPLFLGGWTVRPEIALRDTYYSEQLQPVPGGPGVPIPNDINRRALETSFELRPPTLGRIFDKPVWGRQVKHTIEPRIVYRYTTGVDNFPFIIRFDSRDILSDTNEIEYGILQRLYAKRVSGEDCAPAASAQRTVTPSQASLERSAKGRTVAEPQGGCATGAREIVTWEVAQKYFFDPTFGGAVVDGKRNVFTTTAGFTGIAFLTEPRRFSPLVSRLRVRTTSNTDVQWELDYDTVLGRVNASTAFVNYRIGDFFLGGSHAYLLAPGEIFSSPIPTPLPAPDKFNQFRIITGYGNPSKRGFSAAGNVGFDANFNFLQYSAFQTSYNWDCCGLSMEYRRFALGSVRNENQFRFAFTLANVGTFGNLKRQERIF
- a CDS encoding SurA N-terminal domain-containing protein, whose translation is MRGGRLSRERRTHRLRSYGPKALVWLALALILALAGGCRSKETGADIMAKVNGKKITREEVEKYYKNQTAGSNQPLTGEQATILHLNILKSLIEDEIMLQRAQKLGLLATDEEVDSKLAELKAPYTQEEFERRLKERAITVDDFKRELRRSLTVDKVLNKEIKSKISISDADVSKYYNEHKAEFNLIEPQYHLAQITVFNQPTPDATGENKATNDADARKKIQMILNRLESGEDFGSVAMRYSEDPNTAGNGGDVGFIPESSVNRDSQAKEFIGKLKAGQISGVQPVYDSSRKVMGYRVIKLVAKEPAGQRDLSDPRVQQAIREQLRGRREQLLKAAYYESVRDEAKIENYYADEILKSAGK
- a CDS encoding DsbA family protein, with product MILRKRPLSLVLLFCLGCSAQPAQNAPADLDKRIARQVREHYNIPSEVAITVGSRKPSEFPGYDKLEVIYVQGSRKTPNEFLISQDSKTLVRMTKLDLTSDPYEEVMKKLTTAGRPLRGARDSKVAVVVFDDYQCPFCSRMHQTLFREVFKDYQNRMHVIYKDYPLFEIHPWAGRAANDANCLAELNNDAFWDFADAVHLNPQQIVGTGEKKRGLPEQMAALDLLAFDLGKRHGLDSGWLQACIKAQSDKTMRDSVKEAEALDVYATPTLFINGRRLEGALDASELRATLNEALRDAGQPAPAAPPVPSVHITPAPQAIPPAMPEGAATNK
- the larE gene encoding ATP-dependent sacrificial sulfur transferase LarE, with product MTVEDKRALLDRRLRSLGRVLVAYSGGVDSAFLAWAAHQAIGKDMRAIIADSPSLARTHLQDAIAFAGEHEILLEVVSTQEVDRQEYARNDAARCYFCKDELFTVMERYREAHGFDTIAYGVNVDDQGDFRPGQQAAQQHRVAAPLLEAGLTKAEIRELARQATLRVWDKPASACLSSRVEYGREVTREVLATVEQGEDELRALGFRQFRVRHHGETVRLEIAPEEMARALTPEMAAAFTRIFKMLGYTYVTLDLEGFRSGSLNAVLPLRALNSKP
- a CDS encoding acetyl-CoA carboxylase biotin carboxyl carrier protein subunit, whose translation is MEARRAPGSAARELMTYEVMVDGKPHKVEITRGDGRLDCKLDGKPVDIDAQMTARDVLSLLIDGRSYEIKRAIGPSDTHMVVGLARYETEVRDPRSFRARKAAASDASGPRKLVSPMPGKVVRVLVQEGEEVEAGQGVVVVEAMKMQNEIKSPKKGVVQQILAAEGAAVNAGEALVIVE